In Scyliorhinus torazame isolate Kashiwa2021f chromosome 19, sScyTor2.1, whole genome shotgun sequence, a single genomic region encodes these proteins:
- the tspan9a gene encoding tetraspanin-9 isoform X3 has protein sequence MARGCLCCLKYLMFLFNLIFWLCGCGLLGVGIWLSATQGSFATLAPSLPSLSAANLLIAIGAIVMVVGFLGCLGAIKESKCLLLSFFIVLLIIFFMELILIILFFVYKTEVAKYAREDLKDGLEFYGTDGNVGLTNAWNIIQTEYKCCGVDNSTDWDVIMGSNTVPDSCCQESSPSCGGGSPSNWFVPGCYNTIEALLEKQTAVIGSTVMSIVVIQILGMAFSMTLFHQISRSGKKYKA, from the exons CTCTGTGGATGTGGACTCCTGGGAGTGGGAATATGGCTGTCAGCAACACAGGGCAGCTTTGCCACCTTAGCGCCAAGCCTGCCTTCGCTCTCAGCTGCCAACCTGCTCATTGCCATTGGGGCCATTGTGATGGTGGTTGGATTTCTGGGATGCCTCGGTGCCATCAAGGAAAGCAAGTGCCTCCTTTTAAGT TTTTTCATTGTCCTGCTGATCATTTTCTTCATGGAGCTGATACTCATCATCCTATTCTTTGTGTACAAGACAGAG GTAGCGAAGTACGCAAGGGAGGATTTAAAGGACGGGCTGGAATTTTATGGAACAGACGGGAATGTTGGTCTGACTAATGCATGGAACATCATTCAGACTGAA TATAAGTGCTGTGGCGTTGATAACTCCACTGATTGGGATGTGATCATgggcagtaacacagtccctgACTCCTGCTGTCAGGAATCCAGCCCAAGTTGTGGAGGGGGCAGTCCGAGCAACTGGTTTGTGCCG GGTTGCTACAATACGATTGAGGCGTTGCTTGAGAAACAGACAGCTGTTATTGGCTCCACTGTGATGTCCATCGTAGTGATACAG ATCCTTGGTATGGCTTTCTCCATGACTCTGTTCCATCAAATCTCCAGAAGTGGTAAAAAATACAAAGCgtaa